In Leptospiraceae bacterium, one DNA window encodes the following:
- the hisF gene encoding imidazole glycerol phosphate synthase subunit HisF produces MSALTKRVIPCLDVKNGRVVKGVNFVNLQDAGDPVECAKTYEKNLADELCFLDITASVDKRDILIHLVEEVANTIFIPFTVGGGIRTLADIRYVLTRGADKVSINTAGFQNPKLFKEASEIYGSQCIVCAIDAKFNKERERQEVYLNGGRTETGREILDWALEAESYGCGEILLTSMDRDGTKDGYDIPLLKLVTSNVKIPVIASGGAGGAEHLVEAILRGGADAVLAASIFHFQEESILEVKKSMREMGISVRL; encoded by the coding sequence ATGTCGGCTCTCACTAAAAGAGTAATTCCTTGTTTAGACGTAAAAAATGGAAGAGTAGTAAAGGGTGTTAATTTTGTAAATTTGCAAGATGCAGGGGATCCTGTTGAATGTGCAAAAACTTACGAGAAGAATTTAGCCGATGAGCTTTGCTTTCTCGATATAACAGCCTCTGTAGATAAAAGAGATATTCTAATCCACTTGGTCGAAGAGGTAGCCAATACTATATTTATTCCTTTCACAGTCGGTGGAGGAATCAGGACGTTAGCCGACATTCGTTATGTACTTACGAGGGGGGCAGATAAAGTATCCATAAACACCGCAGGGTTTCAAAATCCGAAACTTTTTAAAGAAGCGAGTGAAATTTATGGCTCTCAGTGCATAGTTTGTGCTATAGATGCAAAATTTAACAAAGAAAGAGAACGTCAAGAAGTTTACTTAAATGGCGGACGCACTGAAACAGGAAGAGAAATCTTGGATTGGGCATTGGAGGCAGAAAGTTACGGGTGTGGCGAAATCTTACTCACTTCAATGGATAGGGATGGCACAAAGGATGGTTACGATATTCCTTTATTGAAGTTAGTCACTTCCAATGTAAAAATTCCTGTGATTGCTAGCGGAGGAGCAGGTGGTGCCGAGCATCTTGTAGAGGCAATCTTACGAGGAGGAGCAGACGCAGTTTTAGCAGCGTCTATTTTTCATTTTCAGGAAGAATCGATTCTCGAAGTTAAAAAAAGTATGAGGGAAATGGGAATTTCAGTCAGATTATGA